The Apibacter raozihei DNA segment AACGGTATGAATCTACCGGATGCTCAGGAAATCCGTATTTTTTTAAAATATAGTTACCTGAATTTGCCAAATCTTCAATCGTATTTAACAAAGTTCCATCCAAATCAAAAATAACCAGTTCAATCATTGTATTTTATTTACAAAGATAACTATCTATTATTATATAAAACTCATGATATTTTTACGAAAAAAGTGTTTGCCATATATATTTAAAATCATTAGCCATACTCCAGTTTTCAATATAATCTATATTAATTAAAACTTTATCCTTCCAAAGAATTTCATCATTATATTTCTGAGGATCACTTACTTTTGACAAAATTTCCTGTTCGTTTCTGTATTTTAATTGTGCCGGACCGGTAATTCCTGGCTTTACAGTTAAAATAATGCTGGATTTCCCGGAAAGTAAATCTGCATACCCAGGAACATCGGGCCTGGGCCCTACCCATGACATTTCTCCTTTTAGTATATTAAAAATCTGAGGCAGCTCATCTAACTTATATTTTCTTAATATTTTGCCCCATGGTGTAATATTCATTTGGGATGTAGTAACAAAAGTGTTATAATGTCCTTTCATAGTTCTATATTTATATAAATTGAACTCCTTCCCACCTTTCCCAATTCTCTTTTGCATAAACAACCCATTATTTTGTGTACTTATACAAGTTATTATATAAATAATTAACATAGGAATTATTAATAAAAATAAACTTGCCAGTGCTAACATATAATCGGTAATCTGTTTAACAATCTTCATATCTATGATGTTGAGTGTAAATTTACTAAAAGAAAAAGGATTTCCTAAGAAATCCTTTTTAGTATTTTGTGCATCCCAGAGCTTAATGAACCGGATAATTTCCATGATGCACCTTTTCACCATGTTGGGATATATCCAAACCTAATTCCTCTTTGTCTGCATCTACCCTTAAAGGTATAATTTTATTTACCAGATAAAGCAAAAGCAATGTACCAAAAAATGCAAAAGCAGAAACCAACATCATAGCAACAAAATGAGTAACGAATAAAGTCGTTTCTCCATAAAACAGTCCATTGTGTTGTACTGCTTCGTTTATTGACTTATCTGCAAACACTCCGGTTAATAACATTCCAACCATTCCTCCTACTCCATGACACGGAAAAACATCCAATGTATCATCAACTCCTTTCTTATGAAATAATCGAACCATATAGAAGCTGACTATACTTGCTGCCAAACCAATAAATAATGAATGTCCAATAGACACATAACCTGCTGCGGGAGTAATTCCTACTAAACCTACAACAGCCCCCACACAAACTCCAACAGAAGTTAACTTTTGCTTATTAATTTTTTCAAGAAAACCCCAGGTTATTGCGCCGACAGCTGATGCTGCTGTTGTATTAGCAAAGGCTAACACTGCGAGTCCGTTAGCAGCAAAGGAAGAACCTGCATTAAAACCAAACCAGCCCACCCATAATAAGCTAGCTCCTAAAATTACATACGGGACCTGAGCAGCTGATAATGTCGTATTTCTTCTTTTTTTCAGAAATATAGCACCGGCAAAAGCTGCCCAGCCAGAACTCATATGAACCACAGTTCCACCGGCAAAATCCAGAACTCCGGCTTTTGCCAAAATCCCTTCCGGATGCCAGGTAGCGTGAGCTAATGGTGAATAAATAAATATTGAAAAAACTATTATAAATAATAAATATCCCCAAAATCGTATTCTTTCTGCTACTCCCCCAGAAATTAATGCGGGAGTAATTATTGCAAATTTTAACTGAAATAAAGCAAATAACAATATAGGAATTGTAGGAGCTCCGGGCCAGGCTGAATCGGTACCCACTCCTCTCATAAACATATTGGGTATCGGATTACCTATAATACCCCCTAAATCAGGGCCGAAAGCAAGTCCAAAACCAAAAATAAACCATAATACGGTTATAGTGACCATTGCTATAAAACTCTGAAAAATAGTGCTTATTATATTTTTACTATTTACCATACCCCCATAAAAGAAGCCGACACCTGGTGTCATTAAAAAAACTAAAACTGAAGCAACCAACATCCATGCTACATCTGCATGATTAAATTTAGCAGGTGTAAGCGTTAGTGTAGTTGTATCTGAGGAAAACAAATAATTGGAAAAAAGACTTACCAAACCTAAGATAACTAAAACCGATATTAATATTTTTTTTCTCATACCCTATATTTTTACAAGGCAAAAATACATATTTTAAGTAAAATAAAAACAATACCCCTATTAAAAAATAAATAAACTACGATATTTTAATAAAAAAACGACATACACCCTATATAAAATAAGAGTCTTTCCCATATTTTTCCTTAAAAAAGTTATTAGATTATTTTTTAATTACTTTATACTGTATTTTAATAACCCCTTTATTCAGATCAGAAATTTTTTTAAAAGCCTTTCGACTTAAATCGAAATCTCTACCTGCAACGAAAGGCCCTCTATCTGTAATCCTGACAATAACCTTTTTATGCGTTTCCGGATTTATTATTTTCACTCGGGTACCAAAAGGAAGAGTTTTATGAGCTGCTGTTAACTTTCTCATATTGTAAACCTCTCCACTTGCAGTTTTTTTACCATGAAACTTACGCCCGTACCAACTTACGGTTGCTCTAGAGTACGATGTATTTGATGTGTTCATTGAACAGGATGTAATCACTAATAAAAATATCAGTGTAAAAAAATTATAGTACTTCATACAAATATTTTAATTTTAAGTATTCAAAACAGTACAACGAAGTTAAAGAAATAAGAGCTAAAATATCAAATAAAAGATTTTTACGACTAAGATATTATTCTTACCTTTACGCAATTAAGATAAAACTAACCCAATTTAGTTAAGTAAAAAATTTCACAATTAAAAAAAATTTATGCGAAAAATTTATCTAATTTTAACACTATCCGTTGCTGCCTTACTTTCTTCTTGTACTGAAGAATCCAGCAACATTTTATCCTCCGGAGCTTCTGGAAAAACGGATGTAATAAATAAGTCTGGTGCTTCTGATGGAGTTCAATACTCTTTGAATGATTTAGAAATAAATCCGGATTTAGTAAAAATCTCGTCAGAAAACGCTACTCTTACCAGCTCTGAAGCTAGTATGCAGCAAGGATCGTTTAGTCTGCAGTCACCCAGTGATGATATTAAAGAAAAGCTGGTTGAAGGAACAATCATTTATGTTAAGTCAGGAGAAAATTCATATCTAAGAAAAATTAATTCCGTTTCAATTTCAGGAAATAATTATAACCTTGGAACATCCGAAGCTTATTTAGGAGATTTATTCAATGGCGGATCTATTGAATTATCAGTTAATACCCAACAGGCTGAAAAAGCTATTCAATCAAGAACTACCGGTTCTTTACTAGCTACTAAAGATTATAGCAATTCATTTACATTCGATATATTTAATCTTATTCAGGAGTACAAATATGGAGGTATGATACTTAATCCAAATACTTCTATAAGCTCTACATTCAACATGAAAATAGGATTTGGTAATTCCCGAATTCTACCTAATGAAGTGGTTGCTTACTACGAATTAAATACGTCTATGCATCCTTATTATAAATTCGAAGGAGCTTTTAATAAAAAAATCACTCATAATTTAATTGAAAATGTTCCAGCTAATTTGCTAGAATTATTAAAAAAGATAGAAGTTGATATTACTATTCCAGCTGGTGAAGTTTTAGGAAATATTCCTGCTAAAATAAGTATCAATGAAATAAATTTCCCTGTTGAAATTGAAGCTAATATTGCTAAAAGTTCAAATATTGAATTTAATGCTTCAGGAAATTTAAAAGTTGGTTTTGCATATTACAATGGTGTTCCTAATAAAACAAGCCATTTTATCTATGAGAATTCTATCACTAATTCTTCAGTTGTAAAATCTGATTTAGTTGGAGAATTAACTTCTGATATGAAAATATCTATTATTCCTAAAGTAACTTTATTTAATACGGATTTAATTGATGTTAAAGGAAACATAACTTTTGGTCTTAAAACTTTCTCAGTAGGTGGAGCTAGTGTAACTAATGAGACTGGATTTGCTTCCAAAGGTGATTTCTATTCTTCCGGAGTTTTCTCATTTGGAAGTTTTGGAATTCCTTTATATACAACTGAGTTATTTAAAAATAACAAAGAATTATGGAATATAGGTAACTATACAAAAACATTTGCCGTTTCTAATTTTAGATCATATAAAAATTCCGCATTTCCTTGCTATGGATTGACCTCTTATAGCTTTACAGCAGCATTAGATTACAAATATCCTCTTACTGGAAAAGTAATTACTAGTGATCTTGAAATGACTTATGATGTATATGCAGATAACGGAAGAATTTTAGAACAGGGTAAAAAAGTTAAATTGACTCCTACAAACATTACTGATAAAGGATTCAATTTCACTTTATGTATTCCTTTCAGAAAAATTAGCTTCTTTAGTGTTGCTAAAACTAGTTATTTAAGAAATATTACGATTAAAGATGCCAACGGTTATATAGCTACTGATGTTATAGATCCTTCTACAGGTGCAGCTTATTCTCAAATCAAGATTACAAGATAAAATTTTTAATTATATTATCTAACAAAAAGACCGCTAATTTAGCGGTCTTTTTCTTTAAATCTTTATACCTTTAGTACTATATAGTTTAGTATACGTTGTTTACTTTTAAGATTGCTGAATAATATGAAAATTATAATTTTATACATACTTCTTTTATTTACATATAAGACCATGTCTTCACAAACTATAAACCTTCAAATCTTTTATGATAGTAATAATGTAAAATTCGGTCTGAAAAATGAAAAAGGTGAAGTACAAATTCCTGCGCAGTGGGACTCGTTAACAAAAATTAATTCTTATTTTTATATAGGTAAAAAATCTGGTTTCGTTTATACATATCGATATGATGAGTCTTTAAACGAATTAATAAGAATTAATTATAAAATTGCTGAACCTGCTATTTATTCAAATCATTTAGTAATTGTACAACCATACGGCAAAGATATACTCAAGGGAGTAATTACAATTCATGGTGAAGAAATTCTTCCTTCTTTTTATTCAAACATTAGAATTACAGAGCATTATATATTAGCTGAAATTGATAAAAAAATATCTGTTTTTGATCTACAAGGAAAAAAGATATTCTCTGAAAAATATAACTATATTCATGTAAAAGATAATTATATATATGCTAAAATTGATGATAACCGTTTTCCTAATAAAGAAAAATATGTGGTTTACACCCCACAGTTAAAAATAATAACTCATCCAGATTGGAACATTGAAGGTACATTTGGAAAAGATGGCTTATTAATGATAGAAACATTGACTAAGGAAAAATTTTATATAGATTATAACGGAAATATCAAAATCCCCCCCACTTCTAAAATTAATTTTGAAAGTCCTTTTTCCAATGGATACGCAATTATTTCCTCTGGCAAAACAGACAAAAAATTCGGTTTTATGAACACAGTAGGCGAAATCGTTATTCCTGCTGAATATGATGAAGTAAGCCCTTTTCAAATTCATTATGCGTACTTTTTTAAAAAAAATAAGCAAATTTTCACAGAAGGACTTATTGACAGTGGAAATAAAATAAAAAAGATATTTCCAAACAAAGTTATTAGCAAATCAGTATACTATGATACTAATGAGACAACCTATTATTTATCCACTGGAGAGACATACGATGCTGACGGTAAATTAAAAGATGATTTACATCCTATCCGATGAAACAAAAAACAAGATTATTAACCGTAAAAGACTAGAATATTAGTAAATTTGCACCACAAAATTGTTAATATGCAACTATCAGAACAAGAATTAATTCGTAGGGAAAAACTACAAAAGCTAAAAGAGGCAGGAATTGAAGCTTATCCTGCTGATGAATACAAAATCACAAATTCTACACAAAAAATAAAGGAGCATTTTAAGGAAGGAGAAAAGGTAAGAGTTGCCGGTAGAATCATGTCTAATCGTATTCAGGGTAAAGCTGGTTTTTCTGAACTTCAGGATAGTGAAGGTAGAATACAATTGTATTTTAACAGAGATGTTCTATGTCCGGACGACGATAAATTCAAGTATAACGATTTTTATAAAAAACTTCTGGATTTAGGAGATTTTATTGGGGTTGAGGGCGAACTTTTTGTAACAAAAATGGGTGAAAAAACCATTATGGTAAATGACTTTACTCTTTTATCTAAAGTTTTACGTCCTTTACCTTTACCTAAAACCGATGAAGAAGGAAACGTACACGATGCTTTTAATGATCCTGAACTCCGTTACCGGATGAGATATGTTGATTTGGTTGTAAATCCTCAGGTAAAAGATATTTTTGTTAAAAGAACGCGTCTTTTCAATGCTATGAGGAATTTTTTCAATGATCGTGGATACTTTGAAGTGGAAACGCCTATATTGCAATCTATTCCAGGGGGTGCAGCTGCAAGACCATTTATTACTCATCATAATGCTTTAAATATTCCTTTATATCTTCGAATAGCCAATGAACTTTATTTAAAAAGACTTATAGTTGGAGGATTTGACGGAGTTTACGAATTTTCTAAAAATTTTCGTAATGAAGGTATGGACAGAACCCATAATCCGGAGTTTACAGCAATGGAAATATATGTAGCCTACAAAGATTATAACTGGATGATGGACTTCACAGAACAGCTGCTTGAACATTGTGCTATTGCAGTAAACGGTACTTCCAAGGCTACATTCGGCGAACATACCATAGATTTTAAAGCACCTTATCCTCGTGTTTCTATGACTGATGCTATTATTAAATATACCGGTTTTGATATTACAGGAAAAACAGAAGAAGAACTAAGAATAGCTGCTAAAGGCATGGGTATTGAAGTTAATGAAACTATGGGGAAAGGAAAACTAATCGATGAAATTTTTGGCGAAAAATGTGAAGGTAATTTTATTCAACCGACATTTATTACCGATTATCCCAAAGAAATGTCTCCTTTAACCAAAAAACATCGTTCAAATCCAGATTTAACTGAACGATTTGAATTAATGGTTTGTGGAAAAGAAATCGCAAATGCTTATTCCGAGTTAAATGATCCTATTGATCAACGGGAGCGATTTGAAGAGCAGCTAAAATTATCGGAAAAAGGAGATGATGAAGCAATGTTTATAGATCAGGATTTTTTACGAGCGTTGGAATTTGGCATGCCTCCTACCTCAGGATTAGGTATTGGAATGGATCGTTTAATTATGTTTTTAACCAACAATGCATCTATTCAGGAAGTTTTATTCTTCCCTCAAATGAAACCCGAACAAACATCATCTATTGAATTATCTGAAGATGAGAAAATCATACTGAGTATTTTAGAAAACAATAACTCATCCCTAAATTTAACTGATTTAAAATCTCAGGCTGGATTAAGTGGGAAAAAATGGGATAAATCTATAAAAACACTTACTAAACACTCTTTAGTTAAAGTTATTGTTGATGGTGAAACTAAAACAGTTCAATTATCTGATTAAAAATATCATAAATTATTAAATTAAAAAGACTATACCTTTGTATAGTCTTTTTTCAATTAGTGGTAAAAATAAGAGTGAAATATAATAATTTATTATATCCTATAACTCGATTAGATTAAATTGCAGATAATTGTATTATAAAAATTTCTCTGGAAATTGTACGATAAATTTTATATTTGGAATAAATTTAAATACCATGAACAAACACTATTTAATGTCTAAAATGAAATCCTCTGGAACTGCATATTTATGCTGGTTTTTCTTTGGCATACACTATGCATATTTAGGGAAATTCGGTTTACAAATTTTATATTGGATTACCCTTGGCGGATTGGGAATTTGGACTTTTTTAGATATATTTTTAATTCCTGGTAAAGTGAATTCTCACAATTTGAAAATATCCCGTTTGATAGCAGAAATTGAAAGAAAAGAAAAAGAAGCTGAATATGCCAGAAATTTATCTATGATATCTTCCCTATCAAGTAAAACGTCTGAAGATAAATAAGTTTATACTAAAATATTTTTAGATTTTATTGTGTATTTTCTTTTTTAAAACCTTTAGCTTTTATTACGTAATAGTTTATAAGTATTAATTAATTCACTTAGTTTCTAATATTGTAGAAAACTCCAAAAGAATTGTTATTAAATGCTTTTAGTGAAAAATAT contains these protein-coding regions:
- a CDS encoding WG repeat-containing protein; this translates as MKIIILYILLLFTYKTMSSQTINLQIFYDSNNVKFGLKNEKGEVQIPAQWDSLTKINSYFYIGKKSGFVYTYRYDESLNELIRINYKIAEPAIYSNHLVIVQPYGKDILKGVITIHGEEILPSFYSNIRITEHYILAEIDKKISVFDLQGKKIFSEKYNYIHVKDNYIYAKIDDNRFPNKEKYVVYTPQLKIITHPDWNIEGTFGKDGLLMIETLTKEKFYIDYNGNIKIPPTSKINFESPFSNGYAIISSGKTDKKFGFMNTVGEIVIPAEYDEVSPFQIHYAYFFKKNKQIFTEGLIDSGNKIKKIFPNKVISKSVYYDTNETTYYLSTGETYDADGKLKDDLHPIR
- the lysS gene encoding lysine--tRNA ligase — encoded protein: MQLSEQELIRREKLQKLKEAGIEAYPADEYKITNSTQKIKEHFKEGEKVRVAGRIMSNRIQGKAGFSELQDSEGRIQLYFNRDVLCPDDDKFKYNDFYKKLLDLGDFIGVEGELFVTKMGEKTIMVNDFTLLSKVLRPLPLPKTDEEGNVHDAFNDPELRYRMRYVDLVVNPQVKDIFVKRTRLFNAMRNFFNDRGYFEVETPILQSIPGGAAARPFITHHNALNIPLYLRIANELYLKRLIVGGFDGVYEFSKNFRNEGMDRTHNPEFTAMEIYVAYKDYNWMMDFTEQLLEHCAIAVNGTSKATFGEHTIDFKAPYPRVSMTDAIIKYTGFDITGKTEEELRIAAKGMGIEVNETMGKGKLIDEIFGEKCEGNFIQPTFITDYPKEMSPLTKKHRSNPDLTERFELMVCGKEIANAYSELNDPIDQRERFEEQLKLSEKGDDEAMFIDQDFLRALEFGMPPTSGLGIGMDRLIMFLTNNASIQEVLFFPQMKPEQTSSIELSEDEKIILSILENNNSSLNLTDLKSQAGLSGKKWDKSIKTLTKHSLVKVIVDGETKTVQLSD
- a CDS encoding sugar transferase; protein product: MEIIRFIKLWDAQNTKKDFLGNPFSFSKFTLNIIDMKIVKQITDYMLALASLFLLIIPMLIIYIITCISTQNNGLFMQKRIGKGGKEFNLYKYRTMKGHYNTFVTTSQMNITPWGKILRKYKLDELPQIFNILKGEMSWVGPRPDVPGYADLLSGKSSIILTVKPGITGPAQLKYRNEQEILSKVSDPQKYNDEILWKDKVLINIDYIENWSMANDFKYIWQTLFS
- a CDS encoding TM2 domain-containing protein; the encoded protein is MNKHYLMSKMKSSGTAYLCWFFFGIHYAYLGKFGLQILYWITLGGLGIWTFLDIFLIPGKVNSHNLKISRLIAEIERKEKEAEYARNLSMISSLSSKTSEDK
- a CDS encoding septal ring lytic transglycosylase RlpA family protein — encoded protein: MNTSNTSYSRATVSWYGRKFHGKKTASGEVYNMRKLTAAHKTLPFGTRVKIINPETHKKVIVRITDRGPFVAGRDFDLSRKAFKKISDLNKGVIKIQYKVIKK
- a CDS encoding ammonium transporter yields the protein MRKKILISVLVILGLVSLFSNYLFSSDTTTLTLTPAKFNHADVAWMLVASVLVFLMTPGVGFFYGGMVNSKNIISTIFQSFIAMVTITVLWFIFGFGLAFGPDLGGIIGNPIPNMFMRGVGTDSAWPGAPTIPILLFALFQLKFAIITPALISGGVAERIRFWGYLLFIIVFSIFIYSPLAHATWHPEGILAKAGVLDFAGGTVVHMSSGWAAFAGAIFLKKRRNTTLSAAQVPYVILGASLLWVGWFGFNAGSSFAANGLAVLAFANTTAASAVGAITWGFLEKINKQKLTSVGVCVGAVVGLVGITPAAGYVSIGHSLFIGLAASIVSFYMVRLFHKKGVDDTLDVFPCHGVGGMVGMLLTGVFADKSINEAVQHNGLFYGETTLFVTHFVAMMLVSAFAFFGTLLLLYLVNKIIPLRVDADKEELGLDISQHGEKVHHGNYPVH